In a single window of the Orbaceae bacterium lpD04 genome:
- a CDS encoding glycoside hydrolase family 3 protein yields MKKLLLLLMALSSASYAAVISNDELKQYQQSPEISAKQIVSEMSFEEKIGQMLMFDFRKWDVDELQNKKLVIDPNPEINNIIKQYHLGSVILFRENLVNVEQMVKLIASLQQARTNLPLFISTDQEGGYVTRLQQGTEMPGNMALGATRSPTLASISAMVHGYELSNLGFNFNFGPVVDINNNQNNPVIGVRSYSDNPQLVTDLARSYISGIHQYGIMTSLKHFPGHGNVATDTHFALPTINIDEQTWRNFELSPFVALMDDADAIMTAHVVVPALDNNMLTTKDNSMMGTPATLSRKILTDILRDELSYQGLIITDAMDMGAIASNFDKNWSIKQAILAGNDIILMPLAIENKDDIQKIDSLYQYLKQEAANDPLLMKHINDSTTRIVKTKLAKKLQVNEIDIMVAKNVVASPLNKDIENQIAEASITLIKNNAILPYQLKADNRVVIFSDELPRNELIRKQLQEISDIYSVNIDITDHVVKMMANTIDKSALTKQIAGQDLVLLTTYNLTNNPYNAQAIIDVAKEQNVPLVVISSRNPYDIAYLDHVDANIAIYGITGFDVTNNVRNSLETNIRSGIRTLFESSGHILNYPHGKLPVDIKSADLQQIIYPYGHGLTY; encoded by the coding sequence ATGAAAAAATTACTCCTCCTATTAATGGCATTATCAAGCGCTTCCTACGCTGCGGTTATCAGCAATGACGAATTAAAACAATATCAGCAGTCACCCGAAATATCAGCAAAACAGATCGTCAGTGAGATGAGTTTTGAAGAAAAGATTGGCCAAATGTTAATGTTTGATTTTCGTAAGTGGGACGTTGATGAGCTACAAAATAAAAAATTGGTTATCGACCCTAATCCCGAAATTAATAATATTATCAAGCAGTACCATCTTGGCTCGGTAATTTTATTTCGGGAAAACTTAGTTAATGTTGAGCAAATGGTCAAGTTGATTGCCAGCTTACAGCAAGCGCGTACTAACTTACCGCTTTTTATTAGTACCGATCAAGAGGGCGGATATGTTACTCGGTTACAGCAAGGAACCGAAATGCCCGGTAACATGGCTTTAGGTGCAACGCGCTCTCCGACTTTAGCCAGTATCTCGGCAATGGTGCATGGTTATGAATTATCTAATTTAGGGTTTAATTTTAATTTTGGGCCTGTTGTTGATATTAATAATAATCAAAATAATCCGGTTATTGGTGTGCGCTCTTATTCAGATAATCCGCAATTAGTTACCGACCTCGCTCGCAGTTATATTAGCGGCATCCATCAATATGGCATTATGACCTCGTTAAAACATTTTCCTGGCCATGGCAACGTCGCAACCGATACTCATTTTGCTTTACCAACAATCAATATTGATGAGCAAACATGGCGAAATTTTGAATTATCGCCTTTTGTTGCATTGATGGATGATGCTGACGCGATTATGACGGCGCACGTGGTTGTACCTGCTTTAGACAATAATATGTTAACGACAAAAGATAATAGCATGATGGGCACACCAGCAACATTATCGCGCAAGATCTTAACAGATATTTTACGTGATGAATTAAGTTATCAAGGATTGATTATTACTGATGCGATGGATATGGGGGCAATTGCCAGTAATTTTGATAAAAATTGGTCAATTAAACAAGCGATCCTTGCGGGTAATGACATCATTTTAATGCCGTTAGCGATTGAAAATAAAGACGATATACAAAAAATCGATAGTTTGTATCAATACTTAAAACAAGAAGCGGCAAATGATCCCCTCTTAATGAAGCATATTAATGATTCAACAACGCGCATTGTGAAAACCAAATTAGCAAAAAAATTGCAGGTGAATGAGATTGATATCATGGTGGCGAAAAATGTTGTTGCCTCACCATTAAATAAAGATATTGAAAATCAAATTGCTGAAGCATCGATTACTTTAATCAAAAATAATGCGATCTTACCGTATCAGTTAAAGGCAGATAATCGCGTGGTGATTTTTTCTGACGAATTACCGCGTAATGAGCTTATCCGTAAGCAGTTGCAAGAAATCAGTGATATTTATTCGGTTAATATCGATATTACGGATCATGTGGTTAAAATGATGGCCAATACCATTGATAAATCGGCGTTAACCAAGCAAATAGCGGGTCAAGATTTAGTGCTGCTCACAACTTATAACTTAACAAATAATCCATATAATGCCCAAGCAATTATTGACGTTGCAAAAGAGCAAAATGTACCACTTGTCGTTATTTCAAGTCGCAACCCATACGATATTGCTTATTTAGATCATGTTGATGCAAATATTGCGATTTATGGCATTACGGGTTTTGATGTAACTAATAATGTGAGAAATAGCCTAGAAACTAACATCCGTAGTGGTATTCGAACACTGTTTGAATCATCAGGGCATATTTTAAATTATCCTCATGGCAAGCTACCTGTTGATATTAAATCAGCTGATTTACAGCAAATTATTTACCCTTATGGGCATGGGTTAACCTATTAA
- a CDS encoding isochorismatase family cysteine hydrolase, whose protein sequence is MKTAFIGIDYIIDIMHHDGKIASSAPLAKKRHIIEKANQILDIASSKGWLKLLVKVGFSANYIEQPKNSPVFAKANQLGALMLGQKGTDFHPELDADKADMVIIKPRVSAFYCTELEAVLRANKIERLIIAGVSTAMTVQSTAREAHDRDYEVVIIEDACAAPSEEMHISSIEFLKSIATVIDTEQLKTQF, encoded by the coding sequence ATGAAAACAGCATTTATCGGCATTGATTACATTATTGATATCATGCATCACGACGGCAAAATTGCAAGCAGTGCACCGCTTGCAAAAAAGCGACATATTATTGAAAAAGCGAATCAAATATTAGACATTGCAAGTAGCAAGGGGTGGCTAAAATTACTGGTAAAAGTCGGTTTTAGTGCTAATTACATTGAGCAGCCAAAAAACTCACCTGTATTTGCCAAAGCAAACCAACTTGGCGCTTTAATGCTTGGCCAAAAAGGCACCGATTTTCACCCGGAGCTTGATGCAGATAAAGCCGATATGGTTATTATTAAACCTCGAGTAAGCGCTTTTTATTGCACTGAACTTGAAGCGGTATTACGGGCAAATAAAATTGAGCGATTAATTATTGCAGGTGTTAGTACAGCAATGACGGTACAAAGCACAGCAAGGGAAGCGCATGATCGTGATTACGAAGTCGTCATTATTGAAGATGCCTGCGCGGCACCGAGCGAAGAGATGCATATAAGCTCGATTGAATTTTTAAAAAGCATTGCAACGGTTATAGATACCGAACAATTAAAAACTCAATTTTAA
- a CDS encoding thiol:disulfide interchange protein DsbA/DsbL: MVFSLILMNSAFAALVENKDYVMLEKPIEASPTKEAPIEVVEFFSYGCPYCYMLEPQINSWLAQKPDNVIFTRIAIPRKGKWVEYARLFYALGMISKQEQERITPLTYNAIHEQRLNFNDADEIFDWAESNNIDKALLKQFYNSKDVTEKLEQSVILAHSYHLKYVPSIYINGKYQLLIHSSNQYQDVKDKLNQLKQLIEIEEK; the protein is encoded by the coding sequence ATGGTTTTTTCTTTAATATTAATGAATTCTGCTTTTGCAGCGTTAGTTGAAAATAAAGATTATGTCATGCTAGAAAAACCAATTGAGGCCTCGCCAACTAAAGAAGCGCCGATAGAGGTTGTTGAGTTTTTCTCTTATGGTTGTCCATATTGTTATATGTTAGAGCCGCAAATTAATTCATGGTTAGCACAAAAACCGGATAATGTTATTTTTACGCGAATTGCGATCCCTCGTAAAGGCAAATGGGTTGAGTATGCGCGTTTATTTTATGCCCTTGGCATGATATCTAAGCAAGAGCAAGAGCGCATTACGCCACTAACCTACAACGCGATCCATGAGCAAAGATTGAATTTCAATGATGCTGATGAAATTTTTGATTGGGCGGAAAGTAATAATATTGACAAAGCGCTGCTTAAACAATTTTATAATTCAAAAGACGTGACTGAAAAGTTAGAACAATCCGTTATATTGGCTCATTCTTATCATCTAAAATACGTTCCCTCTATCTATATCAATGGTAAATATCAATTACTGATTCATAGCTCAAATCAGTATCAAGATGTGAAAGACAAGTTAAACCAGCTAAAACAGCTCATTGAGATCGAGGAAAAATAA
- a CDS encoding RidA family protein, which translates to MVKIINSDKAPAAIGPYVQAVDLGNLMFVSGQIPLDPATGTMPEDVSAQTKQSLANVKAILAAANCKPANIVKTTIFLADMNDFAAVNAVYEQFFKENDASFPARSCVQVARIPKDAKVEIEVIVAK; encoded by the coding sequence ATGGTTAAAATTATCAATTCCGATAAAGCGCCAGCAGCGATTGGCCCTTATGTACAAGCGGTTGATTTAGGTAATTTGATGTTTGTTTCGGGGCAAATTCCACTTGATCCAGCAACGGGCACGATGCCTGAGGATGTAAGTGCGCAAACCAAGCAGAGCTTAGCGAACGTAAAAGCAATTTTAGCTGCCGCAAATTGTAAACCTGCCAATATTGTCAAAACGACCATTTTTTTAGCTGATATGAATGATTTTGCTGCGGTGAATGCTGTTTATGAGCAATTTTTTAAAGAAAATGATGCATCATTTCCTGCTCGCTCTTGTGTACAAGTTGCTCGAATACCTAAAGATGCTAAAGTTGAAATTGAAGTTATTGTTGCTAAATAA
- a CDS encoding APC family permease has translation MQQLKKSMRFRDLVILGLLFIGPAAPVGLFGVLDAISDGAIALVYLVATFIMAFTAFSYARMSSVLPNAGSVYAYCSAGIHPNAGFLVGWLLLLDYMFIPAVAYLFSGISLNALIPEVPIWVWTCIAVVITTTLNLIGIKKSAKITLIILMLEIIVLVAVLSVGIWVLLQSGAKREWLAPFIGGELFSWNSLFTAVSIAVLSYLGFDAIATFAEENGGKRSLVSKAIIGCLILAGALFIIQTYIGALLSPYSPEYLRANPGLQGKAYYQIVNQELSLWLGWSLGLMKAIGAAFAAMVGQAAASRLLFSMGRDKRLPSILSKVGKKSGIPTTAVLFAAIFNLCLAAIAANYAKGLPTLVSFVDVGALTAFIMLHVAVIGYFKFKQKRRGTSSFFIDILIPIMGILVLLPVLINIDNDAKIVGIIWLIIGVMVLFFNKGKANLAWLESSKSNLITKPKS, from the coding sequence ATGCAACAATTAAAGAAAAGCATGCGTTTTAGGGATTTGGTGATCCTTGGATTACTCTTTATTGGCCCCGCAGCGCCCGTTGGATTATTTGGTGTGCTTGATGCAATTAGTGATGGCGCCATTGCACTGGTTTATCTTGTTGCAACTTTCATCATGGCATTTACGGCATTTTCTTACGCTAGAATGTCATCTGTGCTACCTAATGCTGGCTCGGTTTATGCCTATTGCTCGGCGGGTATTCACCCGAATGCGGGTTTTTTAGTGGGCTGGTTATTACTACTTGATTACATGTTTATTCCCGCAGTTGCTTACTTATTTAGTGGGATCTCATTAAATGCGCTGATCCCAGAGGTGCCAATTTGGGTTTGGACATGTATTGCTGTTGTTATAACAACCACCTTAAATCTTATTGGTATTAAAAAATCGGCTAAAATCACACTAATCATTTTAATGCTCGAAATCATTGTACTTGTTGCCGTTTTATCAGTTGGGATCTGGGTTTTACTGCAAAGCGGCGCAAAGCGAGAGTGGTTAGCGCCTTTTATTGGCGGTGAATTATTTAGTTGGAACAGTTTATTTACAGCGGTTTCAATTGCAGTCCTTTCTTATTTAGGCTTTGATGCTATTGCAACCTTTGCCGAAGAAAATGGCGGTAAACGCAGCTTAGTGAGCAAAGCGATTATTGGTTGCTTAATTTTAGCTGGCGCACTATTTATTATACAAACCTATATCGGTGCGTTACTTAGCCCTTATTCACCAGAATATTTGCGGGCAAATCCTGGGCTACAAGGCAAAGCTTATTACCAAATTGTAAATCAAGAATTATCATTATGGCTTGGCTGGTCTTTAGGATTGATGAAAGCAATTGGCGCGGCGTTTGCCGCCATGGTTGGGCAAGCTGCCGCAAGCCGTTTATTATTTAGTATGGGACGTGATAAACGCTTACCGTCAATATTATCAAAGGTCGGTAAAAAAAGTGGTATTCCAACTACGGCGGTATTATTTGCCGCAATATTTAATCTTTGCTTAGCCGCCATTGCCGCTAACTATGCCAAAGGATTACCAACATTAGTTTCCTTTGTTGATGTTGGTGCATTAACGGCATTTATAATGCTACATGTTGCGGTTATTGGTTACTTCAAATTTAAGCAAAAACGCCGTGGTACATCATCATTTTTTATTGATATTTTAATCCCGATTATGGGGATATTGGTGCTATTACCCGTACTAATAAATATTGATAATGACGCTAAAATAGTGGGCATTATTTGGTTAATAATTGGCGTAATGGTACTATTTTTTAATAAAGGAAAAGCTAATTTAGCATGGCTTGAGTCATCAAAGTCAAATTTAATAACGAAGCCAAAATCCTAA
- a CDS encoding OsmC family protein: MKDRLKWIDEFGFIGETASGHTLVMDGGVEHGGRNRGARPMELLLHGAAGCMAYDITAILKTAKEDVRDMWIDIEKTQADTSPKVYTSINFHIVLTGNSISNESVERAIKLASEKYCSASIMLGKTAKMSYTYEIREQQ, encoded by the coding sequence ATGAAAGATCGTTTGAAATGGATTGATGAATTTGGTTTTATTGGCGAAACAGCAAGTGGTCACACGTTAGTTATGGATGGCGGCGTTGAACATGGTGGACGTAACCGCGGTGCTCGCCCGATGGAACTGTTACTTCATGGCGCAGCAGGCTGCATGGCGTATGATATTACCGCGATATTAAAAACGGCTAAAGAAGATGTCCGCGATATGTGGATTGATATCGAAAAAACACAAGCTGATACGTCACCCAAAGTTTACACGTCAATTAATTTTCATATTGTTTTAACGGGTAATTCAATCTCTAATGAATCGGTTGAACGCGCAATCAAGCTTGCTTCCGAAAAATATTGTAGTGCCTCGATTATGCTAGGTAAAACCGCCAAAATGAGCTATACCTACGAAATAAGAGAACAACAATAA
- a CDS encoding MBL fold metallo-hydrolase, which translates to MKLVVLVDNNTFIDRYYYGEPAVCYYLEDGKDNVLLDVGYSDIFIKNAQLLDIDLSAVTTIAISHGHNDHTRGLQYLSQSINFAQTKIVAHPDAFKPRFYDNQPVGAPFNEQALSRMCLLKLSKKPVKITEKITFLGEIPSSNQFEMRQNLGNIIDEQTKQSQIDYVMDDTALVYQGKAGLFIITGCSHSGICNIVEYAKQVCGDDRVVGIIGGFHLMDISPQLSDTIAYFKAHNITMLYPCHCVSFAAKVEINKAIPIFDVGVGLTIEID; encoded by the coding sequence ATGAAGCTCGTTGTTTTGGTTGATAACAATACTTTCATCGATCGTTATTATTATGGCGAGCCTGCGGTATGTTATTACCTTGAAGATGGTAAAGATAACGTTTTATTAGATGTTGGGTATTCTGATATTTTTATTAAAAATGCACAGCTGCTTGATATTGATTTAAGTGCGGTTACAACCATTGCGATTTCACATGGTCATAATGATCATACTCGAGGGTTACAATATTTAAGTCAATCAATTAATTTTGCTCAGACTAAAATCGTTGCTCACCCAGATGCCTTTAAACCGCGCTTTTATGATAATCAACCGGTCGGGGCGCCGTTTAATGAGCAAGCGTTAAGCCGCATGTGTTTATTAAAGCTTTCTAAAAAGCCAGTTAAAATTACTGAAAAAATCACCTTTTTAGGGGAAATTCCCTCATCAAACCAATTTGAAATGAGGCAAAATTTAGGCAATATTATTGATGAGCAGACAAAGCAGTCTCAAATTGATTATGTCATGGATGATACGGCGCTAGTTTATCAAGGTAAAGCGGGGCTATTTATCATTACCGGCTGTTCCCATAGCGGCATTTGTAATATTGTTGAATATGCTAAGCAAGTTTGCGGTGATGATCGCGTTGTCGGAATTATTGGCGGTTTTCATCTTATGGACATCTCGCCACAACTCAGTGATACGATAGCTTATTTTAAAGCGCATAACATTACGATGCTTTATCCGTGTCACTGCGTCTCTTTTGCAGCAAAGGTAGAAATTAATAAGGCGATCCCTATTTTCGACGTGGGGGTTGGTTTAACTATCGAAATTGACTAA
- a CDS encoding HD domain-containing protein: protein MLTEHQQQVITNTYHYAKQKLSHDFSGHDIAHINRVVKLAQHIQKTEPEADLFIVTITAYLHDVIDDKVIENVEKGRQELIAFMQQQQIEQSSQQAILDIIDNMSFRKNLTSKQPLSKEGEIVQDADRIDAIGAIGIGRTFYYGANKKHTMYDPTIAPRINMSLDDYKKPSTVINHFYEKLLLLKDQMNTEEGKKLALERHQFLLSFVKQFEAEWNSEDL from the coding sequence ATGCTAACTGAGCATCAACAGCAAGTCATTACCAATACTTATCACTATGCCAAACAAAAACTTTCTCATGACTTTTCAGGCCATGATATTGCTCATATTAACCGAGTTGTTAAGCTTGCTCAGCATATTCAAAAAACCGAGCCAGAGGCTGATCTGTTTATTGTAACTATCACGGCCTATTTACATGATGTGATCGATGATAAGGTGATTGAAAATGTAGAAAAAGGCCGGCAAGAGCTGATCGCGTTTATGCAGCAGCAGCAAATTGAACAATCTAGCCAGCAAGCGATTCTTGATATTATTGATAATATGTCATTTCGTAAAAACTTAACTAGCAAGCAGCCATTAAGTAAAGAAGGCGAAATTGTGCAAGATGCTGATCGCATTGATGCAATTGGTGCAATTGGCATTGGTAGAACCTTTTATTATGGCGCCAATAAGAAACATACCATGTATGACCCAACGATTGCGCCGCGTATAAATATGAGCTTAGATGATTATAAAAAACCGTCTACCGTGATAAACCATTTTTACGAAAAACTATTACTGCTTAAAGATCAAATGAATACAGAAGAAGGTAAAAAACTCGCCCTTGAGCGACATCAGTTTTTATTAAGCTTTGTTAAACAGTTTGAGGCTGAGTGGAATAGTGAAGATTTGTAG
- a CDS encoding SMI1/KNR4 family protein, giving the protein MIVLNKIGAASKISIERLEKKYNLRLPSDYQAFLLNTNGGSVNINEYNQLPVNGLTEKVVVDVLYGIDTGHEAANIDFWTDKLQSDLPAKTIIIGDSIMHGLFIMICRDEMQGIYYWDDSYHFETSTDENNTYWIADSFSDFMDLFEEHK; this is encoded by the coding sequence GTGATAGTACTAAATAAGATAGGGGCAGCGTCTAAAATAAGTATCGAGCGCTTAGAAAAAAAATACAATCTAAGGTTGCCAAGTGATTATCAAGCATTTTTATTAAATACAAATGGTGGTTCAGTAAATATAAATGAGTATAATCAATTACCAGTTAATGGCCTTACTGAAAAAGTAGTCGTTGATGTATTATATGGAATTGATACTGGGCATGAAGCCGCTAATATTGATTTTTGGACTGATAAATTACAAAGTGACCTTCCTGCAAAGACAATAATTATTGGTGATAGTATTATGCACGGCTTGTTTATCATGATTTGTCGTGACGAAATGCAAGGCATATATTATTGGGATGACAGTTATCATTTTGAAACTTCTACTGATGAGAATAATACCTATTGGATAGCTGATAGTTTTAGTGACTTTATGGATTTATTCGAAGAGCATAAATAA
- a CDS encoding SMI1/KNR4 family protein — MNIKNGFGKLTVAQIEYIEHNLNINLPKDYKQFLIDFNGGLPQSNYLTLMLNNLNETLTLGVLLGINDNPNYNLISWNIEYKSDMPMSAIIIGTDYNSGLYIMITDKEQAGIYYWDNSYNLESSDDNENVYFITSTFTEFMELWVFEK, encoded by the coding sequence ATGAATATTAAAAATGGATTTGGAAAATTAACAGTAGCTCAAATAGAGTATATTGAGCATAATTTAAACATTAATTTACCTAAAGACTATAAACAGTTTTTAATTGACTTTAATGGTGGGCTGCCTCAAAGTAATTATTTAACTTTGATGTTAAATAATTTAAATGAAACGCTGACACTGGGTGTTTTATTAGGTATTAATGACAATCCTAACTATAATTTAATTAGTTGGAATATAGAGTATAAATCTGATATGCCGATGTCCGCAATAATAATAGGAACTGATTATAATTCTGGATTATATATAATGATAACGGATAAAGAGCAGGCTGGTATATATTATTGGGATAATTCATACAATCTAGAAAGTTCTGATGATAATGAGAATGTATATTTTATTACATCAACATTTACTGAGTTTATGGAATTATGGGTGTTTGAAAAATAG
- a CDS encoding SMI1/KNR4 family protein, which produces MLKIFSFNTSNIIEKINRFEEQNNIKLPSLYADFLKKYNGGYTPKTSFEIDEISSDIRGFYGFEENDENYNFLLLTRCDDFIDCMNNSFLPIAMDSIGNFIVIGIGEHNNGEVYFLDTEMNRYNYLSSNFKNFISQINSQKFIIRSIDERLQGMKKINSNVKVDDELLKLWQTEIDKYSKLKQQIVII; this is translated from the coding sequence ATGTTGAAAATTTTTAGTTTTAATACATCAAATATAATAGAAAAAATAAACCGATTTGAAGAGCAAAATAATATAAAGCTCCCCTCTTTGTATGCTGATTTTTTGAAAAAATATAATGGCGGTTATACACCCAAAACAAGCTTTGAAATAGATGAAATTTCTTCAGACATAAGAGGTTTTTATGGTTTTGAAGAGAATGATGAAAATTATAATTTTTTACTTTTAACTAGATGTGATGATTTTATCGACTGTATGAATAATAGTTTTTTACCAATCGCAATGGATAGCATAGGGAACTTTATAGTAATTGGTATTGGAGAACATAATAATGGGGAAGTTTATTTTTTAGACACTGAAATGAATCGGTATAATTATTTATCTTCAAACTTTAAAAATTTTATATCTCAAATCAATAGCCAGAAGTTTATTATTCGTTCTATAGACGAAAGACTGCAAGGAATGAAAAAAATTAACAGTAATGTTAAAGTCGATGATGAATTATTAAAACTTTGGCAAACTGAAATAGATAAGTACTCTAAACTGAAACAGCAGATTGTTATTATATAA
- the imm31 gene encoding Imm31 family immunity protein, with translation MNSRLSFFSEVEILAATAQKQLIHQKGVIIGISEEDGVIYGYGVLIHGREGLDFFEAKDLKPTGKQFKREDFY, from the coding sequence ATGAATAGCAGATTAAGTTTTTTCTCAGAGGTTGAGATTTTAGCGGCTACAGCACAAAAACAACTTATTCATCAGAAAGGTGTAATTATAGGTATTAGTGAAGAAGATGGAGTTATATATGGATATGGTGTTTTAATTCATGGAAGAGAGGGGTTAGACTTCTTTGAAGCAAAAGATTTAAAACCAACAGGGAAACAATTTAAGCGTGAAGATTTTTATTAA
- a CDS encoding Imm7 family immunity protein codes for MKLYFIENKYQLINTPKVQISAIYYGLLHLKNDESDDAFNEFGFFVLARGKIRKEKDPFLSPCIPTIEDGE; via the coding sequence ATGAAACTTTATTTTATAGAGAATAAGTATCAATTAATTAATACACCTAAAGTACAAATAAGTGCGATTTATTATGGATTACTTCATCTAAAAAATGATGAATCTGATGATGCTTTCAATGAGTTTGGGTTTTTTGTGTTAGCTAGAGGAAAAATAAGAAAAGAAAAAGACCCATTTCTATCGCCTTGTATTCCGACTATTGAAGATGGTGAATAA